A single window of Debaryomyces hansenii CBS767 chromosome F complete sequence DNA harbors:
- a CDS encoding DEHA2F12342p (similar to uniprot|P53727 Saccharomyces cerevisiae YNR027W BUD17 Protein involved in bud-site selection) has protein sequence MSVKTVLSISSHVVHGYVGNRSTVFPLQYSGWDVDAIDTTNFSNHPGYGTFQGKASSPELVESLFEGISDIIDADWDYNMILTGYAPNEAVLKVIHQKVDDIFQKATTRPVWVLDPVLGDNGKLYVSEKVVPVYRAILSSGNVTVVTPNQFEFELLSDTPISNWESLATAFDRFHQHYDVPYVVLSSVILDNLMYSVGFTAAENKIFYIPIDKIDCNFNGCGDLFAALLANAFYSNDSVLTPRVLSDVVVKLTKILNHSYDCEKQITGSNDIKLVKDIRIVSSRHVLLSDNGNDLADAATYL, from the coding sequence ATGAGCGTGAAGACGGTTCTATCGATTCTGTCGCATGTGGTTCATGGATATGTGGGCAACAGATCGACGGTTTTCCCGCTACAATACAGCGGATGGGACGTGGACGCTATAGATAccaccaatttttcaaatcacCCCGGCTACGGAACGTTCCAGGGCAAGGCAAGCTCTCCGGAGCTTGTCGAGAGTCTATTTGAAGGTATCAGTGATATAATTGACGCAGATTGGGATTACAACATGATTTTGACCGGGTATGCGCCCAATGAAGCGGTGCTAAAGGTGATACACCAGAAAGTGGATGATATCTTCCAGAAAGCCACCACGAGGCCAGTATGGGTACTAGATCCAGTGCTAGGCGACAACGGCAAGCTCTATGTTCTGGAAAAAGTGGTTCCCGTGTATAGGGCCATTCTTTCCAGCGGGAATGTAACCGTGGTGACGCCCAACCAATTTGAGTTCGAGTTATTGAGCGATACGCCGATATCGAACTGGGAGTCGCTTGCTACTGCATTCGACCGGTTTCACCAGCACTACGACGTGCCGTACGTGGTGCTATCGTCGGTCATACTAGACAATCTTATGTATTCTGTGGGGTTCACGGCCGCGGAAAACAAGATATTCTACATTCCCATCGACAAAATCGACTGCAACTTCAACGGGTGTGGCGACTTATTTGCTGCCTTGCTAGCCAACGCATTCTACTCGAACGATTCGGTTCTTACACCGAGAGTATTGAGCGATGTAGTGGTGAAGCTCACCAAGATCTTGAACCATAGTTATGACTGCGAGAAACAAATTACAGGCTCAAACGACATAAAATTAGTCAAGGACATCCGTATCGTGTCCCTGAGACATGTACTATTACTGGATAATGGTAACGATCTTGCTGATGCCGCTACGTACTTATAG